From a single Brassica napus cultivar Da-Ae chromosome C9, Da-Ae, whole genome shotgun sequence genomic region:
- the LOC106430347 gene encoding MLO-like protein 6 produces MADKVDEKTLQQTSTWAVAVVCFFLLLFSIVIEKLIHKLGTWFKIKNKKALYEALEKVKAELMLMGFISLLLTIGQNYISQICVSESIAASMHPCSESEEAKKYPPKKKDTKNDEENSGRKLLELVQSYIPRRSLATKGYDKCAEKGKVAFVSSYGMHQLHIFIFVLAVCHVIYCIVTYALGKTKMRRWKRWEEETKTIEYQYSHDPERFRFARDTSFGRRHLNFWSKSTITLWIVCFFRQFFGSVTRVDYLTLRHGFIMAHLAPGSDGRFDFRKYIQRSLEEDFKTIVEISPVIWFVAVLFLLTNTNGLHSFLWQPFIPLVVILIVGTKLQVIITKLGLLIQEKGDIVKGMPLVQPGDHLFWFGRPRFILFLIHLVLFTNAFQLAFFAWTTYEFQLENCYHKTIVDVVIRISVGVIVQILCSYVTLPLYALVTQMGSKMKPTVFNERVATALKSWHHTAKKQIKHGRTSGSTTPFSSRPTTPTHGSSPIHLLRNVHKRSRSADESFANTLSPRNSNFDSWRPEPQQEPSSSSANHHSRFRKEDSEKMKPSSSSLELPPGPGQIRTHQHEISISLRDFSFKE; encoded by the exons ATGGCGGATAAGGTGGACGAAAAAACGCTACAGCAGACTTCCACCTGGGCGGTCGCTGTGGTTTGCTTCTTCTTGCTTCTATTTTCGATTGTCATTGAGAAACTGATTCACAAACTTGGAACC TGGTTTAAGATTAAGAACAAAAAAGCTCTGTACGAAGCTCTAGAAAAAGTGAAAGCAG AGCTTATGCTGATGGGATTCATATCACTATTGCTAACAATTGGACAAAACTATATATCGCAAATTTGCGTCTCCGAGAGCATCGCAGCATCAATGCACCCTTGCAGTGAATCTGAAGAGGCGAAAAAGTATCCACCTAAGAAAAAAGATACCAAAAATGATGAAGAAAACTCTGGTCGAAAGCTTCTTGAGTTAGTCCAATCTTACATTCCTCGCCGGAGTTTGGCTACCAAAGGTTATGACAAGTGTGCAGAGAAG GGAAAGGTTGCTTTTGTATCGTCTTATGGGATGCATCAGCTGCATATATTCATCTTCGTTCTCGCGGTTTGTCATGTGATCTACTGCATTGTTACTTATGCTCTAGGCAAGACCAag ATGAGAAGGTGGAAGAGGTGGGAAGAGGAGACCAAGACAATTGAATATCAGTATTCTCACG ATCCTGAGAGGTTTAGGTTTGCGAGGGATACATCTTTCGGGCGTAGACATTTGAATTTCTGGAGCAAATCAACTATTACACTGTGGATTGTATGTTTCTTCCGACAGTTCTTTGGATCTGTTACTAGAGTTGATTACTTAACACTAAGACATGGTTTCATCATG GCCCATTTGGCTCCAGGGAGTGATGGGAGGTTCGATTTCCGGAAGTACATTCAGAGATCATTAGAGGAAGACTTCAAAACCATCGTCGAAATCAG TCCTGTGATTTGGTTTGTCGCCGTGCTATTTCTCCTGACCAACACAAACG GATTGCATTCTTTCCTCTGGCAACCATTCATTCCATTAGTT GTGATTCTTATAGTTGGGACAAAACTTCAAGTGATAATAACAAAACTTGGACTTCTAATCCAAGAGAAAGGAGACATAGTGAAGGGCATGCCGCTTGTTCAGCCCGGTGATCACCTCTTTTGGTTCGGTCGCCCACGTTTTATTCTCTTCCTCATTCACTTAGTCCTTTTCACG AATGCGTTTCAACTAGCTTTTTTTGCCTGGACAACG TATGAGTTCCAGCTCGAGAACTGTTACCACAAAACCATTGTAGATGTGGTCATCAGAATTTCAGTTGG AGTTATTGTACAAATTCTTTGCAGCTACGTTACTCTTCCTCTTTATGCTCTAGTGACTCAG ATGGGTTCGAAGATGAAACCTACAGTGTTCAACGAGAGAGTAGCAACAGCTTTAAAGAGTTGGCATCACACAGCTAAGAAACAGATCAAACATGGAAGAACCTCAGGATCAACGACGCCTTTCTCTAGCCGTCCAACTACACCTACTCACGGTTCTTCTCCGATCCATCTCCTCCGCAACGTCCACAAACGAAGCAGAAGTGCGGATGAAAGCTTTGCGAACACGCTGTCTCCAAGAAACTCTAACTTTGATTCATGGCGTCCTGAGCCTCAGCAAGAaccgtcttcttcttctgcaaatCATCATTCTAGGTTCAGAAAAGAAGATTCAGAGAAGATGAAgccctcttcttcatctttggaGCTTCCTCCTGGACCTGGACAAATACGTACTCACCAGCATGAGATTAGTATAAGCTTAAGGGATTTTTCCTTTAAGGAATGA
- the LOC106391263 gene encoding G-type lectin S-receptor-like serine/threonine-protein kinase At1g61500 — protein MYQGKLQDGKEIAVKRLSSSSGQGKEKFLNEIVLISKLQHKNLVRVLGYCIKEEERILIYEFMLNKSLDTFLFDSRKKVEIDWPKRFNIIQGIARGLLYLHRDSRLRVIHRDLKVSNILLDEKMNPKISDFGLARMYQGTEYLDNTRRVVGTLGYMAPEYAWTGAFSEKSDIYSFGVLLLEFVSGEKISRFSYDGKNLLAYAWEFCSENRGTDLLDQDVADSCPPCEVGRCVQIGLLCVQHQPADRPNTLELLSMLTTTSDLPPPKQPTFVVHTRDDQSMPNALITVNEMTQSVFLGR, from the exons ATGTACCAG GGAAAGCTGCAAGATGGAAAAGAAATTGCTGTAAAACGGCTTTCTAGCAGCTCTGGACAGGGCAAAGAGAAGTTTCTGAATGAAATAGTACTCATCTCAAAACTACAACACAAAAACTTAGTCCGGGTTTTGGGATACTGcatcaaagaagaagagaggataTTGATTTATGAGTTCATGTTGAACAAAAGCCTTGATACGTTTCTCTTTG ATTCAAGAAAAAAAGTTGAGATTGACTGGCCTAAGAGATTCAATATCATCCAAGGTATTGCACGTGGACTTCTCTATCTCCACCGTGACTCACGCCTCAGAGTCATTCACCGAGACCTGAAAGTGAGCAATATTCTTCTGGATGAGAAGATGAACCCAAAAATATCAGATTTTGGACTAGCTCGGATGTATCAAGGAACCGAATATCTGGACAACACTCGCCGGGTTGTAGGAACTCT AGGATATATGGCTCCTGAGTATGCATGGACCGGGGCGTTCTCTGAGAAATCCGATATTTACAGCTTCGGAGTTCTGCTGTTAGAATTCGTTAGCGGAGAGAAGATCTCAAGATTCAGCTACGACGGAAAAAACCTTCTTGCATAT GCATGGGAATTTTGCTCTGAAAACAGAGGTACTGATCTTCTGGACCAAGATGTTGCCGATTCATGTCCCCCATGTGAGGTTGGAAGGTGTGTTCAGATTGGTCTTCTTTGTGTTCAACACCAACCTGCAGACAGGCCCAACACACTTGAGTTGCTGTCTATGCTCACCACAACATCAGATCTCCCACCTCCAAAACAGCCCACATTTGTAGTGCACACAAGAGATGACCAATCCATGCCTAATGCTTTGATCACCGTCAATGAGATGACACAATCTGTGTTCCTTGGGCGCTAA
- the LOC125592488 gene encoding uncharacterized protein LOC125592488: MTRRMLRRVTARQTPRPTKSNQPTADALSNSSTRNDLRTTLNARKSRRISAVDPDPKERLNKDLRDKLNAGACDLRIRLNRSKPTDLRRRLEKTKMSSNDTPSSKNDSSVPTDLRAFLDSKQVQTRRQLNVIMGGSPPCGNSVCSVKDYRRQVTTSPIRPTRPPNHPPITFSPDDAEGIHVPHNDPLHVVLGIGEYDVTKVLIDTESSVDLIFRGTLQKMGVDLDDIKPSSRTLTGFNRSSETILGTIRLPVRACGVTRTVKFAVVSTKAPYHAILGTPWIHSMQAIPSTYHQCVKFPGTDGNIKTLRGDQKAARELLVATVKLQRSSLSINSITPPAYKACSQEGEIFELPIDDTDPSRTARIGAYLSEEIQRSVLDFPKANVSTFTWSMSDMKGIDPAIITHELNVDPTVKPIRQKRRKLGPDRSKAVNEEVDRLLGAGSIAEDCYPLPNIDRLVDSTAGNEMLTFMDAFSGYNQIIMHPDDREKTAFITDRGTYFYKVMPFGLKNAGATYQRLVKKMFADKLGVTMEVYIDDMLVKSLHAADHLYHLKDCFETLNKYGMKLNPAKCTFGVSSGEFLGYIVTQRGIEANPMQISAVLNLLSPKNSREVQRLTGRIAALNRFISRSTDKCLPFYDLLRGNKRFIWDEKCEEAFIQLKHYLTTPPVLAKPDVGDFLSLYVVVSQAAVSSVLIKEDCGEQKPIFYTSRRMTGPETRNPTLEKMALAVVEAARKLRPYFQSHSVEVLTDQPLRTILQNTNRSGRLTKWAIELGELDITYKNRTAAKSQVLAYFLIELAPELEQDLTLPNPNWTLHVNRSSTNRGAGAGVQLQSPTGELIMQSFSFGFLASNNEAEYESLIAGLRLAKAVKAKRLSAYCDSQLVTNQFSGDYDARNDRMDAYLKIVQGLAAEFEFFELVKVPRGENVCADALAALGSKLHDQVKRTIPIHRIEKPSIDISMDQTTIIAPIAETDTLVTN; the protein is encoded by the exons ATGACGAGGAGGATGCTCCGAAGAGTAACGGCGAGGCAGACTCCTCGGCCGACGAAGAGCAACCAGCCAACCGCAGACGCATTGAG CAACAGCTCCACGCGCAATGATCTCCGAACAACGTTGAATGCACGGAAGTCGCGGCGTATCTCGGCAGTTGACCCCGATCCCAAGGAACGCTTGAACAAAGACCTTAGGGATAAACTCAACGCAGGAGCATGCGATCTCCGAATCCGCCTCAATCGTTCGAAGCCCACTGACCTCCGGAGGCGTTTGGAGAAAACTAAGATGTCAAGTAATGACACTCCGTCATCAAAAAATGACAGCAGCGTACCAACCGATTTACGCGCCTTCTTAGACTCCAAGCAGGTACAAACGCGACGTCAACTAAATGTCATCATGGGTGGTTCTCCTCCTTGCGGAAACTCTGTTTGCTCCGTTAAGGATTACCGCCGGCAGGTCACGACTTCGCCGATAAGGCCGACTAGACCGCCAAATCACCCTCCGATAACCTTTTCACCGGATGACGCTGAGGGGATTCACGTACCCCACAATGACCCTCTTCATGTAGTTCTTGGAATTGGGGAGTACGACGTCACCAAGGTCCTCATCGATACAGAAAGCTCTGTCGACCTCATCTTCCGAGGAACCCTGCAGAAGATGGGAGTCGATCTCGACGACATCAAACCATCATCCAGAACATTAACCGGCTTCAACAGATCCTCCGAAACAATACTGGGAACAATCCGCCTTCCGGTACGCGCATGTGGAGTCACTCGGACTGTCAAGTTTGCCGTTGTAAGCACGAAGGCTCCTTACCACGCCATACTTGGAACCCCCTGGATACACTCGATGCAGGCCATTCCATCTACTTATCACCAGTGCGTCAAGTTCCCCGGTACGGACGGAAATATCAAAACACTGCGAGGAGATCAAAAAGCCGCTAGGGAACTCCTAGTCGCTACAGTTAAACTCCAACGATCGTCTTTATCGATTAACTCCATCACTCCTCCAGCCTATAAAGCCTGCTCCCAGGAAGGCGAAATTTTTGAGTTACCTATTGACGATACCGATCCAAGCCGGACCGCAAGGATTGGTGCGTACCTGTCTGAAGAAATACAGCGGTCAGTTCTCGACTTTCCCAAGGCAAATGTGTCCACATTCACGTGGTCCATGTCAGACATGAAAGGAATTGATCCGGCCATAATAACTCACGAACTAAACGTCGATCCGACAGTCAAGCCTATCCGACAGAAGCGACGCAAGCTCGGTCCAGATAGGTCAAAGGCTGTAAACGAAGAGGTCGACCGGTTGCTCGGCGCTGGCTCAATTGCTGAG GACTGCTATCCTCTTCCCAACATCGACCGTTTAGTCGATTCCACGGCTGGAAACGAGATGCTcaccttcatggacgctttctctgGGTACAACCAAATCATTATGCACCCCGACGATCGCGAAAAAACGGCATTTATCACAGATAGAGGAACCTACTTCTATAAGGTCATGCCATTCGGTTTGAAGAACGCAGGAGCAACCTACCAACGGCTTGTGAAAAAAATGTTCGCAGACAAGCTGGGTGTAACCATGGAAGTATACATCGACGATATGCTTGTCAAGTCGCTACACGCTGCTGATCACCTCTATCACTTGAAAGATTGCTTCGAAACCCTCAACAAATACGGCATGAAACTGAACCCAGCAAAGTGCACGTTCGGGGTTTCCTCAGGCGAGTTCCTTGGATACATAGTCACGCAGCGGGGAATCGAAGCCAACCCAATGCAGATCTCCGCGGTCCTGAACCTTCTGAGCCCAAAAAACAGTAGAGAAGTGCAACGGCTTACGGGTAGGATAGCTGCACTCAACCGGTTCATCTCCAGATCCACCGACAAATGCTTGCCATTCTACGACCTCCTCCGAGGTAACAAAAGGTTTATCTGGGATGAGAAATGCGAGGAGGCATTTATCCAACTCAAGCATTATCTGACAACACCACCCGTTCTCGCCAAGCCAGATGTCGGCGACTTTCTATCTCTTTACGTCGTAGTATCACAAGCAGCAGTCAGTAGTGTTCTAATAAAAGAGGATTGTGGTGAGCAAAAGCCAATCTTCTACACGAGTAGGCGCATGACCGGACCAGAAACGCGAAACCCAACTCTGGAGAAGATGGCACTGGCAGTCGTCGAAGCGGCGAGAAAGCTTCGCCCTTACTTTCAGTCACATTCGGTTGAAGTATTAACCGACCAGCCCCTCCGAACGATACTTCAAAATACAAATAGGTCCGGAAGACTAACGAAGTGGGCTATCGAACTCGGTGAGCTTGATATCACTTACAAGAACAGGACTGCAGCAAAATCTCAGGTTCTCGCATACTTCTTAATCGAATTGGCCCCGGAGTTAGAGCAAGATCTCACACTCCCAAACCCAAACTGGACACTGCATGTCAATAGATCTTCGACTAACAGGGGCGCAGGTGCTGGAGTTCAACTGCAATCCCCGACCGGCGAACTGATCATGCAGTCTTTTAGCTTCGGCTTTCTAGCCTCGAACAACGAAGCAGAATACGAATCTTTGATCGCTGGACTCCGCTTAGCAAAAGCTGTCAAGGCCAAACGCCTAAGCGCCTACTGCGACTCGCAGTTAGTCACCAATCAGTTTAGCGGCGATTACGACGCCCGCAACGATCggatggacgcctacctcaaGATAGTACAGGGATTAGCTGCAGAGTTCGAATTCTTCGAACTCGTCAAAGTTCCCAGAGGAGAAAACGTCTGCGCCGACGCCCTTGCAGCCCTTGGAAGCAAGCTTCATGACCAAGTTAAACGAACTATTCCAATACACCGCATTGAGAAGCCGAGCATCGATATCTCGATGGACCAAACCACCATCATAGCCCCAATCGCCGAAACCGACACTCTCGTTACTAATTAA
- the LOC106430356 gene encoding photosystem I chlorophyll a/b-binding protein 3-1, chloroplastic-like, producing MAAQALVSSSLTSSVQTARQIFGTKPAVSVRKTSFVIKAASTPPVKQGANRPLWFASSQSLSYLDGSLPGDYGFDPLGLSDPEGTGGFIEPRWLAYGEIINGRFAMLGAAGAIAPEILGKAGLIPADTALPWFQTGVIPPAGTYSYWADPYTLFVLEMALMGFAEHRRLQDWYNPGSMGKQYFLGLEKGFAGSGDPSYPGGPFFNPLGFGKDEKSMKELKLKEVKNGRLAMLAILGYFVQGLVTGVGPYQNLLDHLADPVNNNVLTSLKFH from the exons ATGGCAGCACAGGCACTTGTCTCTTCTTCACTTACCTCCTCTGTTCAGACAGCTAGACAGATATTCGGCACAAAACCAGCTGTCTCCGTGAGGAAGACCTCCTTTGTTATTAAGGCTGCCTCAACTCCACCTGTCAAG CAAGGAGCAAACAGACCATTGTGGTTTGCATCTTCACAATCTCTGTCTTACTTGGATGGCAG CTTACCTGGCGACTATGGATTCGACCCGCTTGGTCTTTCAGACCCAGAAGGTACTGGAGGTTTCATCGAGCCAAGATGGTTAGCCTACGGAGAGATCATCAACGGAAGGTTCGCTATGTTAGGTGCAGCTGGAGCTATTGCCCCTGAGATTCTTGGCAAAGCAGGTTTGATTCCAGCAGACACTGCCCTTCCTTGGTTCCAAACCGGTGTGATTCCACCTGCAGGGACATACAGCTACTGGGCAGACCCTTACACACTCTTTGTTCTCGAGATGGCTTTGATGGGATTTGCTGAGCACCGGAGGTTGCAGGATTGGTACAACCCAGGATCAATGGGCAAACAGTACTTCTTGGGCTTAGAGAAAGGTTTTGCCGGTTCGGGTGACCCGTCTTACCCCGGTGGACCTTTCTTTAACCCTCTTGGGTTTGGGAAAGACGAGAAGTCAATGAAGGAGTTGAAACTCAAGGAGGTCAAGAACGGTAGACTGGCTATGCTCGCAATCCTAGGCTATTTTGTGCAGGGACTAGTGACCGGTGTGGGGCCATACCAGAACCTTCTTGATCATTTGGCGGATCCAGTCAACAACAATGTCTTGACCAGCCTCAAGTTCCACTGA
- the LOC106430341 gene encoding meiosis-specific protein ASY2-like: protein MPPRSRLSREEKGKDVADSPSPTRDVSATGSPLDDFDLIHRDALRDTENMTLSQRLLVADAHRMIRDEDADRVEVGSSDVSGSEDRGRDQGDTATGSKRGDTDESDRSPTPLRQVRKRVCFEQIDCRPTIYHPGGIFEELAPLPPGLLRDPWAQSWGNVFGSSASHHTVRNLLRASGGAGVTYIIPSAEQRPWSPPVGYQCVYESYFGDHTKLWFPIPRLVTSYAFRRDIAISKLLNGSLRIAVMLMVMAAEMDISKSVRVFEELTFTKAEPNGIFSVKMRSNYNVLTGHPNKTEDWQRAYFFVKSDEHAFEEPSGDDYRVLWNRQLVRHPNTIAYPEKFFESAQAIAAHSHLLDWESRLPCVLGPRKSRLPLFTRKKQRLLDKAREMDGVSDLSALWWNLPRRSLQRWSLQRGGPYCNRSRGQGRDFYFCPKKKKKTKRTKVGATDEVPPKESAPIDATSDGSKSKKKKDGRKRSRGGAEGQEAVLVGAASDGHPRKRTKRSVEAEPRPSTSDANAADAAIVDAVGEASGTPGNLSEERRKTCSREGGSGGEPARSTPDSSARKRSGSEGSVAKRKRVEFPDRVEFSYNETTPLILNPLRCAELTRQIRGGTKEIPQLEDLYFKNEYIDAASSRARSDGSMNFPVEKYNSALKQTMIQLGSSEKLAQARLKAIKRVRAEHKKANEKAAKEKEVLRVKFEELEGKLKSAGAAKKELA, encoded by the exons ATGCCTCCGAGAAGTCGATTGTCGCGAGAAGAGAAAGGGAAGGACGTCGCAGATTCTCCGAGTCCGACCAGAGATGTGTCGGCGACCGGTAGTCCTCTGGACGATTTCGATTTGATTCATCGCGATGCTCTTCGGGACACGGAAAACATGACTCTATCTCAGCGTCTTTTGGTCGCTGATGCTCATAGGATGATTCGTGATGAAGACGCCGATCGTGTTGAAGTCGGGAGCAGTGATGTGAGCGGAAGTGAGGATAGAGGGAGAGATCAAGGCGATACTGCGACTGGTTCCAAACGTGGCGACACTGATGAGTCTGATCGGTCTCCGACACCTTTGAGACAGGTCCGCAAGAGAGTTTGTTTCGAGCAGATAGACTGTCGCCCAACTATTTACCATCCTGGTGGGATCTTCGAAGAGCTGGCTCCGCTGCCACCCGGACTGCTACGGGACCCGTGGGCTCAGTCGTGGGGGAACGTGTTTGGATCTTCTGCTTCTCATCATACCGTGAGGAATCTGTTAAGGGCGAGCGGTGGTGCTGGCGTTACTTACATCATCCCGTCTGCCGAGCAGCGTCCCTGGTCGCCTCCGGTCGGTTACCAATGTGTGTATGAGTCCTATTTCGGGGATCATACGAAGCTATGGTTCCCGATTCCCCGGTTAGTGACGTCCTACGCATTCCGCCGAGACATTGCCATTTCAAAACTTTTGAACGGGTCGTTGCGAATAGCCGTCATGCTAATGGTAATGGCAGCTGAGATGGACATCTCGAAGAGCGTGAGGGTCTTCGAGGAGTTGACTTTCACGAAGGCGGAGCCAAACGGGATCTTCTCGGTGAAAATGCGTTCGAACTACAACGTCCTGACCGGTCATCCAAATAAGACGGAGGATTGGCAACGCGCGTATTTCTTTGTGAAATCAGATGAACATGCTTTCGAAGAGCCGTCGGGGGACGACTACCGCGTTCTGTGGAACCGGCAACTCG TTCGTCATCCGAATACGATCGCCTACCCCGAGAAGTTTTTCGAAAGTGCTCAAGCGATCGCGGCGCATAGTCATCTTC TTGATTGGGAGTCGAGGCTTCCTTGCGTTCTAGGTCCTCGTAAATCGCGCCTCCCTTTGTTTACTCGCAAAAAACAGAGACTTCTCGACAAAGCCAGAGAAATGGACGGAGTTTCGGATCTAAGCGCTCT GTGGTGGAACCTCCCGAGAAGGAGCCTCCAGAGATGGAGCCTCCAGAGAGGAGGGCCCTATTGCAACCGATCAAGGGGGCAAGGCAGAGACTTCTACTTTtgtcccaagaagaagaaaaagaccaAAAGGACTAAGGTGGGAGCGACTGACGAGGTTCCTCCCAAAGAGTCTGCTCCCATCGATGCGACTTCCGACGGTTCGAAGtccaaaaagaagaaggatgggAGAAAAAGGTCTCGTGGCGGGGCAGAAGGGCAAGAGGCCGTTTTAGTCGGGGCGGCATCAGATGGTCACCCGAGGAAGAGAACTAAGAGGTCTGTTGAGGCAGAGCCCCGTCCTTCTACCTCCGACGCGAACGCTGCTGACGCGGCCATAGTCGACGCTGTTGGGGAGGCCAGCGGTACTCCTGGAAACCTGTCAGAGGAAAGGAGGAAAACCTGCTCGCGAGAAGGAGGTTCTGGTGGTGAGCCCGCGAGGTCTACTCCAGACTCTTCTGCGAGAAAAAGGTCTGGATCTGAAGGTTCCGTAGCGAAGAGAAAGAGGGTCGAATTCCCTGATCGCGTCGAGTTCTCCTACAACGAAACAACTCCCCTGATCCTTAATCCCCTTAGGTGTGCGGAGCTGACGCGTCAAATTCGTGGTGGGACGAAGGAGATTCCGCAACTGGAAGACCTTTACTTCAAGAATGAATACATCGACGCTGCTTCCTCGAGAGCGCGG AGTGACGGGAGCATGAACTTCCCTGTTGAGAAATACAACAGCGCCCTGAAGCAGACGATGATCCAGTTGGGATCTTCGGAGAAGCTCGCTCAAGCAAGATTGAAGGCCATTAAGAGGGTAAGGGCCGAGCATAAGAAGGCTAACGAGAAGGCTGCGAAGGAGAAAGAAGTTCTTCGAGTGAAGTTCGAAGAGCTGGAGGGTAAGCTCAAATCCGCCGGCGCGGCCAAGAAAGAGCTTGCCTGA